A single genomic interval of Anopheles marshallii chromosome 2, idAnoMarsDA_429_01, whole genome shotgun sequence harbors:
- the LOC128708829 gene encoding lactoperoxidase-like, with protein MVQVYHGFSQRTKGLSILCGIFAVLQLVEASFVNYQLNGNPVTYDAYNKQCGLQLKCFDDKSCPSLQELGSLEKEALEKAIHELLNNEAASNDPRFLIDESEFDAGFHQTKPIHPNEQLGVTRTLTTQKVLEALAKRYSCCQLKNLLDGKCYSNVTLPCCKGSETLHCDPAYPYRSYDGSCNNLRHPTWGKRGNALKHPIAPCFSDYVSQPARSKSGASLPQNRNLISGLADALRKREIKITSSLNMFTVFFSEFINSDMIGRANKRTKRATNGFRGCLADGSDRSPFITPLSNPLLVQSDDSYNGKLGVRCLNLSPQEKANDQCELKHVAERNLETPFLDLSSLLGDTANYDVFGRLILELCGATNPIVNSEPISVHFIAIAGLFGQLHNYCVDRASTCLQSPGPVQERCRAFTIAVYQKIVTEQLLPVLFGDEFYSQCDLNCEYNPHDETVVSMAYRNGLGRFQHIWIPESILYSPQGQTQSLPFHTFFHDHEQFDCSGVLDGVLESPIHIGNLSRANVDKFYTVDGTRGTCLPCIDLSRNRDSGMCPLVTYKHYLDQLVGDETKCYNTFEDLSDMFREDVIEYFSKRYEHPSDIDLLFGMLDRRILPGGFLPKIVAQATCLEFKRLKCTDRFFYTWNPYLGEGARHLIKVFDFTSLLALFTQMSFVPLNPFFVGGPRVASSDVQSYLKTLDYLFCHL; from the exons ATGGTGCAGGTGTACCACGGGTTTTCCCAACGAACGAAAGGCTTGTCGATTCTGTGTGGAATCTTTGCAGTGCTACAGCTTGTGGAAGCTTCATTTG TCAACTACCAGCTAAATGGGAACCCGGTGACGTACGATGCGTACAATAAACAGTGTGGTTTACAACTCAAATGTTTCGACGATAAAAG TTGTCCATCACTGCAGGAGCTAGGAAGCTTGGAGAAGGAAGCACTGGAGAAAGCGATTCATGAGCTGCTCAACAACGAAGCAGCTTCAAACGATCCTCGCTTTCTGATCGATGAATCTGAGTTTGATGCTGGGTTCCATCAGACGAAGCCTATTCATCCAAATGAGCAGCTGGGGGTAACGCGAACTCTCACCACACAAAAGGTACTGGAAGCATTGGCCAAACGGTACAGCTGCTGCCAGTTGAAAAACCTGCTAGATGGAAAGTGTTACTCGAACGTAACGCTCCCCTGCTGTAAAGGTAGTGAGACACTACACTGCGATCCTGCCTATCC ATATCGAAGCTACGATGGGAGTTGTAACAATCTACGGCATCCCACCTGGGGCAAGCGTGGTAATGCTCTGAAGCATCCCATTGCGCCGTGTTTTAGCGATTACGTTTCGCAACCGGCGCGCAGCAAATCAGGTGCATCGTTACCACAAAACCGAAATCTCATCTCCGGGCTGGCCGATGCACTGAGAAAgcgggaaattaaaattacctCGAGCCTGAACATGTTTACGGTGTTTTTTAGTGAGTTTATAAATTCGGATATGATCGGTCGAGCGAACAAGCGAACCAAACGAGCAACAAATGGTTTTCGCGGTTGCCTCGCGGATGGATCCGATCGCAGTCCTTTCATCACCCCACTGTCCAACCCGCTGCTAGTGCAGTCCGACGATTCTTACAATGGGAAGCTTGGAGTGCGCTGCCTCAACTTAAGCCCgcaagaaaaagcaaacgacCAATGTGAGTTAAAGCACGTGGCCGAACGAAATCTTGAGACCCCTTTTCTTGACTTGTCGAGCTTGCTTGGTGATACGGCTAATTATGATGTGTTTGGTAGACTGATTCTGGAGTTGTGTGGTGCCACTAACCCGATTGTGAACTCGGAACCCATTTCGGTGCATTTTATTGCGATTGCTGGTCTATTTGGCCAGCTGCATAACTACTGTGTGGATCGTGCTAGTACCTGCTTGCAGAGCCCGGGTCCGGTGCAGGAACGGTGCCGTGCGTTTACAATAGCCGTGTATCAGAAGATTGTCACGGAGCAGCTGCTGCCAGTATTGTTTGGTGACGAGTTTTACAGTCAGTGTGATTTAAATTGCGAGTATAATCCGCACGATGAGACGGTCGTTTCCATGGCGTATAGGAACGGGTTGGGACGATTCCAGCACATATGGATTCCGGAAAGCATATTGTACAGCCCACAAGGGCAGACACAATCGTTGCCATTTCACACGTTCTTCCATGATCATGAGCAGTTTGATTGTAGCGGTGTACTGGACGGGGTTCTGGAATCTCCAATTCACATAGGAAACTTATCTAGGGCG AATGTGGACAAGTTTTACACCGTCGATGGAACACGTGGAACCTGTCTGCCATGTATCGATCTGTCACGTAATCGTGACTCTGGGATGTGTCCGTTGGTGACCTACAAACACTATCTTGATCAGCTAGTTGGCGACGAAACTAAGTGTTACAACACGTTCGAGGACCTGAGCGATATGTTTAGAGAGGAT gTTATCGAATATTTTTCCAAGCGCTATGAACATCCGTCAGATATTGATTTGCTGTTTGGAATGCTGGATCGCAGAATCCTGCCCGGTGGTTTCCTTCCCAAAATAGTTGCCCAAGCCACCTGCCTTGAGTTTAAGCGGCTCAAATGTACGGATCGGTTCTTCTACACGTGGAATCCGTACCTCGGTGAAG GAGCTCGTCATCTTATCAAAGTTTTCGACTTTACATCATTACTGGCACTGTTTACGCAGATGAGTTTTGTTCCTTTAAATCCATTTTTCGTTGGTGGTCCCAGAGTAGCTTCGAGCGACGTTCAAAGTTACTTGAAAACTTTGGACTATCTATTCTGCCATCTCTAG
- the LOC128717882 gene encoding chorion peroxidase-like, producing the protein MCYDDQSCPDQDLFGEYEKEAFIKAVAELLSNEEKAQNSCYRIGNSEFDFGLFQTLSIKPNEDLDVRRTLTTDKFLKTLAKKLKKCQLRNLLDGKCYTNVTLSCCNGAEQITCDPDDPYRSYDGSCNNLQNPTWGRRGNALKHPIAPCFSDLVSKPVRSKSGAPLPQNRKVISGLADFLEKYGPSTSSSLNMFMVFWMETISSDMIGRANKRTQCPTQGFRGCRADGRDRSAFVSMLSNPLRMPLDDPYYGESGISCLNFSPQEKANDRCEIKHVAERNMQSSYLDLSSLYGDTANYDEKGKLPLYHCGVSESVSQSAPTTVQFAAIIGLFGKLHNYCVDRIRSCAKSKGSVQERCRALTIGVYQKIIYGQLLPLLLGEELYNLCGLDCEYNPYAESTVSQTYKNGPGRFPHVWITDEVMYKHEGKSQWRPFNEYFRNHESFDCTATLAGALETPIKTDRLADAIVHKFYTVDGERGSCLPCIDLARNRDSGLCPLVTYKHFIEHAAGEESKCYSTFEDLSDMFNPELIEFFAQYYEYPGDIDVLFANMDQRSYPGSNMPKLVSQSTCLEFKRLKCTDRFFYTWNPNLGEGAQHLIEILDFTALLALFTDMAEVPLEPFLVDSPKVAASDVRKYLESVDYLYCQM; encoded by the exons ATGTGTTACGATGATCAAAG CTGTCCAGATCAGGATCTGTTTGGTGAATACGAAAAGGAAGCTTTCATCAAGGCAGTCGCCGAGTTGCTAAGCAACGAAGAGAAAGCACAAAACAGTTGCTATCGCATTGGGAATAGTGAATTCGACTTTGGACTCTTCCAGACGTTGTCAATCAAACCAAATGAGGATCTGGACGTGCGGCGGACTCTTACGACGGATAAGTTTTTGAAGACACTagcaaaaaaactgaaaaaatgTCAGTTGAGAAATCTGCTcgatggaaaatgttacacaaaTGTAACGCTCTCCTGTTGCAATGGCGCCGAACAAATTACCTGCGATCCCGACGATCC ATATCGTAGTTACGACGGAAGTTGTAATAATCTACAGAATCCCACCTGGGGAAGGCGTGGAAATGCGCTGAAGCATCCCATCGCACCGTGTTTTAGCGATCTCGTATCAAAACCGGTACGCAGCAAATCAGGCGCACCATTACCACAAAATCGAAAGGTGATTTCCGGGCTGGCCGACTTCCTGGAAAAGTATGGTCCCTCCACGTCCTCCTCACTAAACATGTTCATGGTGTTCTGGATGGAAACGATCAGTTCGGATATGATTGGCCGAGCGAACAAGCGTACACAATGCCCGACCCAAGGTTTTCGCGGCTGTCGTGCAGATGGACGGGATCGCAGCGCTTTCGTGTCCATGCTGTCGAATCCTTTACGCATGCCGTTGGATGATCCGTACTATGGAGAGTCCGGTATAAGCTGTCTTAATTTTAGTCCGCAAGAAAAGGCAAACGATCGATGTGAAATCAAACATGTGGCCGAGCGTAACATGCAGAGTAGCTACCTGGATCTATCCAGCTTATACGGTGACACCGCGAACTATGATGAGAAGGGAAAGCTGCCACTGTACCACTGTGGAGTCTCGGAATCAGTTTCCCAGTCGGCACCTACCACCGTGCAGTTTGCTGCCATCATCGGTTTATTCGGTAAACTGCACAACTATTGTGTGGATCGGATTCGGTCCTGTGCAAAGTCAAAGGGTTCGGTACAGGAACGCTGCAGAGCGCTTACGATTGGCGTttaccaaaagatcatttacGGACAGTTATTGCCGCTTCTGTTAGGAGAGGAATTGTACAATTTGTGTGGTTTGGATTGTGAATATAATCCGTACGCGGAGAGTACTGTTTCCCAGACGTACAAAAATGGGCCCGGTAGATTCCCACACGTATGGATTACGGATGAGGTGATGTACAAGCATGAAGGAAAGTCACAATGGCGACCGTTTAACGAGTACTTCCGTAATCACGAGTCGTTTGATTGTACAGCAACGTTAGCAGGAGCGTTGGAAACACCTATCAAGACTGATCGACTGGCCGATGCG ATTGTACACAAATTCTATACCGTTGATGGAGAACGTGGTAGCTGTCTACCTTGCATTGATTTGGCACGTAATCGTGACTCTGGTTTGTGTCCGTTGGTGACCTACAAACACTTCATCGAACATGCTGCCGGGGAGGAAAGCAAGTGCTACAGTACATTCGAGGACCTGAGCGACATGTTTAATCCGGAG TTGATAGAGTTTTTCGCACAGTACTATGAGTACCCCGGAGACATCGATGTGCTGTTTGCCAACATGGATCAGCGTAGTTATCCTGGGTCGAACATGCCAAAACTAGTGTCGCAATCTACCTGCCTTGAGTTCAAGCGGCTCAAATGTACGGATCGGTTTTTCTACACGTGGAATCCAAACCTAGGAGAAG GAGCTCAACATCTGATCGAGATATTAGATTTCACTGCGCTATTGGCACTGTTTACTGATATGGCTGAGGTCCCACTGGAACCGTTCTTGGTAGACAGTCCTAAAGTTGCTGCTTCGGATGTGAGAAAGTATCTGGAAAGTGTGGACTATCTTTACTGTCAGATGTGA